ACAGGTATAATTTTGACTCCTTCTGGTAAAGAAGACTGGATGGATTCCATTTTTAACTTCACATCTTCGATAACACGTAAGGCATTTTCTCCGTGCCGCATAACAACAATTCCAGAGACTCGATCTCCCATACCATTGTAATCACCAACACCTCTTCTTAAATTGGGACCAGTAATGACTTTTGCAATATTATACAAAAAAATAGGAGTTCCATTCGGGTCCGAACCTATGGATACTCTTTCTAAGTCTTCAATCGATTTTGCATAACCTTTCACCCGAATCATAAATTCGGCTCCGCCAATTTCTAATAGCCGTGCACCCACTTCATCATTTGATTCACGTACACGATCGATTACTGTATCCATATCTATTCCGTAAATTTGTAACTTTAAAGGATCAATTTGGATCTGGTATTGTTTGCGAAATCCGCCAATGCTTGCCACTTCGGAAACACCGGGAACAGAGGTAAACAGATACTTTAATTTAAAATCCTGTAACGACCTAAGTTCTGATAAATCCATTTTACCTGTTTCATCAACTAGGACGTATTGAAATATCCAACCAACACCGGTTGCATCGGGCCCAAGATTCAATGTTACATCTTTAGGAAGATTACTTTGAAGTTGAGATAAAAATTCATTCACTCTAGATCTTGCCCAATACAGATCCGTTCCGTCTTCAAAAATGACATACACAAACGAATACCCAAAATCAGAAAACCCACGAACTGATTTTACTTTGGGTGCACCGAGAAGTGAAGTCACAATAGGATAAGTGACTTGGTCTTCAATGATATCAGGACTGCGATCCCATTTTGAATAGATAATTACCTGAGTGTCTGACATATCGGGTAGGGCATCCATTGCTATGTTCTTAACTGAAAAGTAAGAAACAAACAGGAGGATTACTGTGACAAAAAGAACTAAATATTTATTTTCTGCTGAAAATCTAATGATTGTGCGTATCATGAATTCCACCTAACTTCAATTTTGCTTCTGAATCTAAGAGAAAATTGGCTTTTGATACGATCTCTTCTCCCTCGATTAGTCCTTCCAAAACCTCAACCCATTCCGTTGAAACAAATCCTGTTTGAATACTTCTAGGACTGAAATGGTTCTCTGATTGTTTCACATATACAATCTCTCGTTTTCCCGTGGGAAACACAGCTTCTCTTGGGATTCGTAGGACATTTTTCTTTTCTATTCTTGCAGAGGATTGTACATACATCTGTGGTTTTAATCGATTTCCAAAGTCATTTACTTCGCACCAAACAGAAAGAGTTCTCGTTGTTTCATCCACTAAATTTCCAAAAGCAACCACTCTCCCTGGAAACGAAACATTAGGAATCGAATCTGCTTTCACTTCCATTGTCGTTCCTTTCAGAATCTGATTGATTTCTCCTTCATACACTTGTACAAACACCAACACTTGGTTATTTGATCTTCCAGTTAGAAGGATATCTTCGGACTTACGATTCAGATATTGGATTTGTGATTCACTCAATCCTAGTTTGGTTAATTTTAATCTGGCACTTTTTCGAATGAAAGCTTCTGAACCACTGCTGCCGGATAGAGACCGATACTCACTATAAGTGGAATATAAATCTGGATCATAGGCAACCTTCCCACTAAAAGAAATATTTTTAATAATATCACCTTTAGAGACTGTGTTTGTTTCTATACCGATTAACTTTTGTTTATCTCCAGATAGGGAAAACGAATCAGTGGTTTGTTTTTCCTTTTTGCCTTCCGTTTTTTCCGAAAGATCCATTGGTTCTTTTTTAACTAATGTCATTCCGCAAATGGGACATTCCCCTTCATGATCCATTTCTATTTGGGGATGCATGGGACAAGTATAAATGTCTGTAGTTACGACACCCTTCCCAGCGCAAGAAAGGCCAAAAACAAAAAATGCTAATATGATTGAGATTTGTATTTTATTTTTCATGAGAGTTATCCTCTGGTATTATATTATTTGTGATCTCCAACACTTTCAAGAGAGACAACCACCGATTTAGATTCACTTCATGAAACGTTGCTTTCATTTCAATGGACTCGTTTAAAAACTGATAGGTGTCGACTAAACTAATATCACCTTTTGTGTATGCCGCAGCAGAAGTGGTGATACTCCGATTGAGGGTAGGCAGTAATGAAGATTGAAAATTTTCTACTCTTTGTTTATTTCCCATCCATGATTGGATCGAAGTTTTAAGTTCAGTTTCGAGTAAATAGGTTTGTTTTCTTTTCTCCAACTGCATCCGATGCACTTTGAGTAAGTTAGCTCGATTTAAGTCTGCAGATTTACCAAGGGACCAAACTGGAATTCTCAGAGTAATTCCAGCACTCCATAAATCACCAGAAAACTCAGGATTGTCCATAATCGAAACATTCAACGGGCCACTATCCAATAAAAAAGGTTTCCTCCTCCTTTGCATGTAGCTAATGAACACTTCTGTTTCAGGATAATGTAATAATTCTTCTTTTTTTGCCTCTGCTTCTGCTTTCTCAGTACTGACTTCCGCATACTTGAAGTAAGGTGATTTTTGAATCAACTCTTCAGAGTAACTTTTTACGAACTCTTCTTCTTTCTCCTTTAGAAATTTCAAAATCTCTTCTTCTGAAATCAAAAAAGAAGTATTATCTAAAGAAAAATAGGAGGTTTTTGCATTCAATTCTGAGAGTTGGGTATTCCTTGTGAACAGCCGATCCTTAATTTTTTCTTTAAGGTTTAAAGCTCGTAGTGTACCTGTGATATTACTTTTGCCTGCAGAATACTGGCTTGACTCTAACTTACTTCCCGTATTGATACTTTTTTCTAGTGACTCAAGGTCTTGGATCTCTCTTATTAAAGCCGATTTCAAAAGTACTGTTTCAAAATAATTTCGAATGAATTGGTTTTTGATCCACTCCGCATTCAATAGGTCCAATTCAGAATCTTTTTGAACAATTTGTTTTTCCAAATCCAGTTTGCCTGGGAAGGGAATCTCTTGAGCAATTGAATATTCATTTCCTGTCATTCCTGGTGTATCGGGCCGACTCCGATCACGGGTCACATCACCACGGTAAGGATAAGACCGATAAGCAAATCCGAATTTTGGGTCTGGGTAAACATCGGCATGTTCTGAACGGTGGTGTTTCTCACGCGACTCCAAATATTTCACAAGTAACTCCGGGTGAGAGTTCAGTAACATTTGAATTTTTGATTCCATTGAATTCGTTGTTTCAATCGCAAAAACGATTTGCGGAAAAAACAAAAAGCAACTAATCAATATATTGTTATATAAT
The window above is part of the Leptospira terpstrae serovar Hualin str. LT 11-33 = ATCC 700639 genome. Proteins encoded here:
- a CDS encoding efflux RND transporter periplasmic adaptor subunit, producing MKNKIQISIILAFFVFGLSCAGKGVVTTDIYTCPMHPQIEMDHEGECPICGMTLVKKEPMDLSEKTEGKKEKQTTDSFSLSGDKQKLIGIETNTVSKGDIIKNISFSGKVAYDPDLYSTYSEYRSLSGSSGSEAFIRKSARLKLTKLGLSESQIQYLNRKSEDILLTGRSNNQVLVFVQVYEGEINQILKGTTMEVKADSIPNVSFPGRVVAFGNLVDETTRTLSVWCEVNDFGNRLKPQMYVQSSARIEKKNVLRIPREAVFPTGKREIVYVKQSENHFSPRSIQTGFVSTEWVEVLEGLIEGEEIVSKANFLLDSEAKLKLGGIHDTHNH
- a CDS encoding TolC family protein; protein product: MFLQKQYFNNKLYNNILISCFLFFPQIVFAIETTNSMESKIQMLLNSHPELLVKYLESREKHHRSEHADVYPDPKFGFAYRSYPYRGDVTRDRSRPDTPGMTGNEYSIAQEIPFPGKLDLEKQIVQKDSELDLLNAEWIKNQFIRNYFETVLLKSALIREIQDLESLEKSINTGSKLESSQYSAGKSNITGTLRALNLKEKIKDRLFTRNTQLSELNAKTSYFSLDNTSFLISEEEILKFLKEKEEEFVKSYSEELIQKSPYFKYAEVSTEKAEAEAKKEELLHYPETEVFISYMQRRRKPFLLDSGPLNVSIMDNPEFSGDLWSAGITLRIPVWSLGKSADLNRANLLKVHRMQLEKRKQTYLLETELKTSIQSWMGNKQRVENFQSSLLPTLNRSITTSAAAYTKGDISLVDTYQFLNESIEMKATFHEVNLNRWLSLLKVLEITNNIIPEDNSHEK